The genomic segment TGTAATGTATGCGGGCAATATCGTTGAGCTAGCCTCCACCAAAGACATCGGCGTACGACCTCAACACCCATATACCAAGGGGCTACTGGCGGCTCTACCACAAAATGTTTCCCGCCGAGAAAGACTCAATCAGATTCCTGGCTCAATGCCAAGTATCACCAGCAAATCTGTTGGCTGTGCCTTCCATAAACGTTGCTCCTACGCTGAAGACATTTGCAAAACAACAGTGCCCCCTCTTGAGCTCAAGGCAAGTGGCGCAAGCGTTGCCTGTCATCTGGTGAAGTAGGTAGGATGGGCATCGACTCTCTCTGATGTCCATCACCCTTTTCCCAAAAGACGAAAACAAAGGTTATGGTATGAAAAAAGATACTCTTGTTAGCATCCAAAACGTAGTCAAACACTTTGACATCTCAGGTGGTTTGCTTGAACAGATACGTTTTAAAAATAATAAATTCGTTCGTGAACAGAGCGTAGTTCACGCTCTCAACGGGGTGAGCCTCGATATTGGTCGTGGCAAGACAGTCAGCGTTGTTGGTGAATCCGGTTGTGGCAAATCCACCCTGGCTCGATGCGTTATTCGCCTCTATGAGCCAAATGGTGGTCAGATCATCTATGATGGCAAGCGGATAGACAACCTCAGTCACAAGCATATGGCGCCCTACCGAACACGAATGCAGATGGTCTTTCAGGACCCCTACTCCTCGCTCAATCCCCGCATGAGCGTTGCCCAGATACTTGAAGAACCGATCCGTTTTCACAATCGCTCCTACACTGCAGGCGATGTCACCGATAAGGTTGCAGAGGTTATGCAGCAGGTGGGAATTGATCCGCTCTGGCGTAAACGTTTCCCCCATGAATTTTCAGGTGGACAGAGGCAACGCATTGCCATTGCCCGGGCCCTGGCCGTTGATCCTGAGTTCATTGTGGCCGATGAACCCATTGCCGCCCTCGATGTCTCTATCCAGGCCCAGGTACTCAACCTCCTCATGGACCTTCAGCAGGAGCGGGGACTGACCTATATGTTTATCAGTCACGATCTCTCTGTGGTAGAGCATATTTCCAATGAGGTGGCAGTAATGTACCTCGGCACTCTCTGTGAATTCGCCGAGACCGAAAACCTCTACTCCAATCCACGTCATCCCTACACCCGAGCCTTGCTCTCAGCAATTCCGCAATTTGGCCAGAAGGGTTTTCAGCATCTGCGCCTGCAGGGCGATGTACCAACCCCCATAGACCTGCCATCCGGTTGTGTTTTTCATGGAAGGTGTCCCTATGCGGATAAACGATGTCGAACCGAAATGCCCATCATCAGACGACTCGACTGCGGATCACAGGTCGCCTGTCATGGCGTTGAAGAAGGAAGAATCTAATGGAAGAACAGCCCTATGCCCCCGCTGGTGAATTACTGCTACGCACTCTGGCCATGCCCTCTGACACAAACCCCAATGGTGACATCTTCGGTGGTTGGATTATGTCACAGATGGATATTGCCGGTGGTATTTTAGCCAAGGAGATCAGCTGTGCCCGTACAGTCACAGTTGCCGTAGACAGTATCGTTTTCATTAAACCGGTAAGCGTCGGCGACGTAGTCTGCTGCCATGGCAAGGTAATTCATATCGGCACCACATCGATGAAAATAAATTTGGAGGTCTGGACAAAAAAGACCTCCGCATCCGGTACAGCCCACGCCCATGAACGTTTTTTAGTTACCAAGGCAGCCTTTACCTATGTGGCCATCGATGCCATGGGAAAAAAGCAGGTCATTGACAAGGAGAGTCCCTGCTTTCAGGAGTTTATGCAAAATCTCCCCCTATAATCCATAAAGCAGAGAAAATAGTCCTCGAACCAAGAACACTTTTTATTAGTTTCTCTCCCACCCTGACAGATTCCCCCCTGCCAGGGTGGTTTTTTTTTTCAAATCAAGCTATTATCCTGCAAAAGCACTGTAAACAACCCCAACCAACCCTCCTCTGCCTAACATAAGAATTGAGGTATCAATGTTTGCTTCACAGCTACGACGATCACTACTCCTCCTACTCACGCCCCTACTGCTGTTAAGCTGTAGCATGATCCCCCCAAAAGAAGCCCACCACCAACAGCTACTTACCCCAGAAGAAATTGGTATAAGAGCTGAAATGCAGATCAGAACCTGCCGCTGGTGGGAAGATTTCAGAGACCCTCAACTCAACACCCTGATAGAGATGGGCCTCCGGCAAAACCTCAATTTACAGCAGGTGAGTTATCGCCTCTCATTGGCCAAGCAACAGGTTCTTCTCAACCAGGCAGGACAAAAGGTGCAGGCCAACCTTAAACTGAACGGTGGTGGCCTTGCTGCCAAGGGAGATTTTCCCAGTCAAAATTCAGCATTTGCCCTGGCCCTGCCCATGGTTGGCTACAACTTAGATTTTTGGGGCAAGATAGAGAACAGGGTACTTGCGGCAAGCAACAGAGAGAAGGCCGCTCAGGTAAATGTCACCCAGGCCAGGTTGGCCCTGGCCGTCTCCATCGCCCAGAGCTATTTAAACCTACAGAACAATCGGCAACAAAAGCAGGTCCTGCATAGGATGATAACAAACCAGAAGGCAGCAGAGGAGATTATCGTAGGGAGCGTAAAAAGAGGTTTTCTCCCCTACGAAGAGTTACTGCAGAGCCAAAGCTATAGCCACCTTCTCAGGGCAGAACTGACAGGAGCTAAAGCCCAAGAAATACTTGCAAAAAATCAAATAGCACTCTACCTGGCCAGAACAACAGAACAACTCGCCCCCCTGGTAGATGGAAAACTTACCCTCATAGCACCGCTGCAAGAGGTTCTATCCATCCCCATGAATCTGCTGGCAAGACGCCCCGACATTCAGGGCAAAAAATGGATTGTGCAGGCCTATGCCGCCGAGATAAAGGTGGCACGGACTGCCTTCTATCCCGATTTTAACCTTATGCTTGGCGGGGCTTTTCTGGCAATGACCAACATACATCCAGACAAGCTCTCCCTTCTCAGCGGATCAATTGCCACCAGCCTCCCCCTCTATGATGGTGGCCTTCGAGATGCGGGTCTCTCTATTGCCAATATAATGTACGACAGAGCCGTACTTGACTATAACCAATCCCTGCTCGGAGCCGTACGCGAGGCATCCGATGCCATTATTTTACTCAAGACAAGCCAAGAGCAAGAGATGCTCACCGGCATCTCAACCGAAAAGCAGAGGCAGGCATATGATATTGCCAGAAAAAAATATCAGCGGGGAATTAGTCCATATCTCCTGATGAACCAGGCAGAGAGCAGATGGCAGCAAACCTTCCTCAATCTTATTAAAACAGAGACAGCAACACTGCAGAGCCAATTACGCCTTATCATGGCTCTGGGCGGCGGTTACAGCCCAAAAGCTGCTACGGAGAAATAAATGCCCACAACATCACAGGAAAATAAGCCAAAAAGAAACCTCCTTATAGCTATTTTTTTAATAGCCATCGCAATCGGCATCGTCATATGGATTTTTCTCTCACAGAGACAACAGGAATCAACCGACGATGCCTATGTTATAGGCAACACCATCATTATCAGCTCCAAAATTGCCGGAACGGTGCAAAAGATCTCTGTCTCCAACACAGAGTTTGTCGATCAACAACAAATTCTTATCGAGCTTGAGCAAAACGATCTCCTCATACAGGAAAAAATAGCTGAGGCCAATCTGACCAGGATTGTGCGCACGGTCAAGAGCCAGTACCTTACCACCGGCCAACTTAAAGACAATATAAGGGCCACGGATTTTAAAATTGCCGAACTTGAGGCCGATCTGGCCAGACGGGCAGGCGGAGATCTTGATGGCACCGTCACTCTGGAGAACCTACAACACATGGGACAGGCAATCAAAATTGCCAGGGCCCAACGTGACAGTGCCCGCCAGGGACTAGAGGCAAAACAGACCATTTTTCCAGGCGAAGAGCTACAAAACAACCCTGAAATCAAACTGGCCACCGCTCACCTGCAAGAGATCTATCTGGCAAGGATAAACAGCACCATCATTGCCCCAATGCATGGCCTCATAGCCAACAGGAGCATTCAGGCCGGCGAAAGGATCTCTCCCGGACAGCCTCTGATGGCCGTCATCCCCCTTGATAATGTCTGGGTGGTAGCAAATTTCAAGGAAACTCAGCTCGGAGATATCCGCATCGGCCAAGCCGTAGAACTTATCTCCGATATCTATGGCAAGAAGCTCCCATTTGAGGGCATTATTGCAGGCATCGGTGCTGGAACCGGTAGCGCATTTTCAGCAATCCCTGCCGAGAACGCCACGGGCAACTGGATTAAAATAGTGCAGAGGGTACCCGTCAAAATCTTCATCAGCCCGGATCAAATCAAAAAGCACCCCCTACGGATAGGCATGTCGATGACAGTAAGGGTAGATACTAAAGATCAAGAGGAGAAGAGCTTTCAGCACATTCAACAGCACGATGACATCTCCGCGATCTATCAAAGCCATAGACAACTGGCCGAGCAACAGGCCAGAGATTTTCTTAATACCCTCCTTATCCATAACAATAAATAATGGCCAACTCCCCCCAGAGCACGCAGTGGCTACAGGGCATTAAGCTTACTGCCGCAACATTTTCCCTGGCCATGGCCGCCTTTATGATGGTACTGGATACCACCATTGCCAACGTCGCCGTCCCCACCATTGCCGGTAATGTGGGAGTCTCGGTAGATCAGGGCACCTGGGTCATTACCGCCTTTGGAGCAGCAAATGCGATCTCCATGCCCCTCACCGGCTTCCTCAGTCACCGATTCGGCGAGGTGCGCCTCTTTCTCTTCGCCGTCATAGGCTTCACCCTCACCTCTTTTCTCTGTGGAACGGCAACCAGCATGGAATCGCTGGTTATCTATCGCATTCTCCAAGGCGCAGTATCGGGCTCTATAGCCCCCCTCTCCCAGAGCTTACTACTCCGTTGTTACTCCAAAGAGAAGAGAGGGACAGCCCTGGCCCTATGGACCCTAACCATTATCGTCGCCCCCATTGTCGGCCCCATCCTCGGCGGCTACCTCACCGACAATTACCACTGGTCATGGATATTTTTTATCAATGTACCCATTGGTATTTTTGTCCTTATCTCCTGTAGCATGCTGCTCAAGGGAAAGGAAACTACCCGTAGCCGCCCAAGCATCGATTACATAGGTATAGGCCTATTGGTCTTTGCCGCTGGTAGCCTGCAGATGCTACTTGATCTGGGCAAACAGCACGACTGGTTCCAATCCACATTTATCATAGGCCTTGGCCTTGTTGCCCTTGTCTCCTGGGGAGTGATGATCATTTGGGAGTATTACCACGACAACCCAGTGGTTAATGTCAGGCTCTTTAAAAACCGTAATTTTTCCCTGGCCGTTCTTATTATGGGTCTGGGTTACGGCATATACTTTGGTTCATCGGTACTCCTGCCCCTCTGGTTACAGGGAGTCATGGGATATACGGCAACATGGGCAGGACTTGCCACCTCTCCCTCCGGAATCCTCGCCGTGGTTTCCGCACCCATGATGGCCTATCTGACAAGAAAAGTTGATCTCCGTCTTATCTTAACCTATGCCTTTGTTAACTTTGCCATAGTCGGTTTTTGGCGGGCAAATTTTTCTCTCGACAACTCCTTTTTCATCATCTTCCTGCCCCAGCTGGTGGTGGGGGCTGCAACCATGCCCTTTCTTGTCCCCCTGCAGAGAATGATCATAGACGGTTTACCCTCTTCACAGATTGCCACAGCAGTTGCCCTCTCCAGTTTTTTTAGAACACTTTCAGGCAGTTTCTCGTCTTCCGTGGTCACCACCGCCTGGGACGACAGAATGACATTTCACTATGCAAGAATCGCTGAAAATTTCACCGTCTACAACCAGTATTCAATGGGCTACCTCAGAGATGTACATGGCAATATATCTCTTATGAGTAAGATAATTATGCGCCAGGCCTATATGCTCTCCACGGTGGATCTCTTCTGGGCAACTGGCGTAATCTGCCTCTGCCTTGTCCCCATAATATGGCTGACTAAACCAATAAATATAGAGATAGAGTAATTTTACGGACAGTAACAGAGAAGTACCTATCTCAAATAAAATGTGAGTCACACAGCTAGCCCTCGCCCGCTCAATCTATATCCCGCCACACCCTAACGCCAGAGCCTCAATCTGCCATGAGCCCAACGCAAGTAACACGAATTATATCTTTGTGTTACTTCATCCTTGACAGAAACGCCTCTCCTTGCTAATACATTGAGCTTCGTAACACTTTTTGTAATTTAGTGTTACGAAGTTCAGGCAGTCAAAGAGACTTTTTACCTAAAAAAATATCTTCGGTAAAACATCTCAAATTCTTAGTAGAAACAGATAATTTCAGGAGAATTAAATGAAAAAGGCTTTCACCTCACTCACTTTTTTTTGTGCTACTCTGCTCTTCCTCTCATCTGCAAATGCCCATGAATTTATTGTAAAACCTGTTCAGTTCAATGTTCCCGTCGACCATAAACTACCCTTTAATGTCATCTCCTGTCATGCCTTCATGATCAGTGAAGAGGCAGAGGCAATCAACCAGGTTGAAGTTGCCCTGATTAAAGGCGACAAAAAAACAAAACTGTCACTACAAAAAAATGACACCCTCCTCACTCTGGATGGTACCGCCGATATCAAGGAGGCTGGCACATCCATACTTGTTGGCCATCGCCATGGTATTACCTGGACCCAAACAACAACAGGATGGAAACAGGCGAGTAAAAAGAAGTGCAAAGGAGTTATCTCCAGCGGTAAATATGAAAAATTCTGCAAAACACTTATCAATGCCGGCAAGGCAGATAATGGTTATAGCCAGATTCTCGGACAACAACTTGAAATAGTACCAATCTCAAATCCTGCTAAGGCTATTGTCGGCAAAGAGATGTCCTTCCAAATTTTAGCTGACGGCAAGCCACTTTCCACAAAAGTTTATGCCACCTATGATGGATTTAGTAACAGAGTAAACACCTATGCCTACTTCACCGAAACCGATGATAGCGGCATAGCCCATGTCCAGATCACTCACGCGGGGACATGGATGCTTAGGGTTGAGCATATAGATGATAAGGCTACAGCGGATTACGACAAACATATACTACGGGCTGTTCTCGTTTTCAGTGTAACAAGATGAGAGTAAAAATTTACCCATCTCTTGTCGCTCTCTCCCTTCTTCTTATGGCAATGACTCTGAGTTCCCCTACAGCG from the Desulfotalea psychrophila LSv54 genome contains:
- a CDS encoding DHA2 family efflux MFS transporter permease subunit encodes the protein MANSPQSTQWLQGIKLTAATFSLAMAAFMMVLDTTIANVAVPTIAGNVGVSVDQGTWVITAFGAANAISMPLTGFLSHRFGEVRLFLFAVIGFTLTSFLCGTATSMESLVIYRILQGAVSGSIAPLSQSLLLRCYSKEKRGTALALWTLTIIVAPIVGPILGGYLTDNYHWSWIFFINVPIGIFVLISCSMLLKGKETTRSRPSIDYIGIGLLVFAAGSLQMLLDLGKQHDWFQSTFIIGLGLVALVSWGVMIIWEYYHDNPVVNVRLFKNRNFSLAVLIMGLGYGIYFGSSVLLPLWLQGVMGYTATWAGLATSPSGILAVVSAPMMAYLTRKVDLRLILTYAFVNFAIVGFWRANFSLDNSFFIIFLPQLVVGAATMPFLVPLQRMIIDGLPSSQIATAVALSSFFRTLSGSFSSSVVTTAWDDRMTFHYARIAENFTVYNQYSMGYLRDVHGNISLMSKIIMRQAYMLSTVDLFWATGVICLCLVPIIWLTKPINIEIE
- a CDS encoding DUF4198 domain-containing protein, with amino-acid sequence MKKAFTSLTFFCATLLFLSSANAHEFIVKPVQFNVPVDHKLPFNVISCHAFMISEEAEAINQVEVALIKGDKKTKLSLQKNDTLLTLDGTADIKEAGTSILVGHRHGITWTQTTTGWKQASKKKCKGVISSGKYEKFCKTLINAGKADNGYSQILGQQLEIVPISNPAKAIVGKEMSFQILADGKPLSTKVYATYDGFSNRVNTYAYFTETDDSGIAHVQITHAGTWMLRVEHIDDKATADYDKHILRAVLVFSVTR
- the yciA gene encoding acyl-CoA thioester hydrolase YciA, with amino-acid sequence MEEQPYAPAGELLLRTLAMPSDTNPNGDIFGGWIMSQMDIAGGILAKEISCARTVTVAVDSIVFIKPVSVGDVVCCHGKVIHIGTTSMKINLEVWTKKTSASGTAHAHERFLVTKAAFTYVAIDAMGKKQVIDKESPCFQEFMQNLPL
- a CDS encoding ABC transporter ATP-binding protein, with amino-acid sequence MKKDTLVSIQNVVKHFDISGGLLEQIRFKNNKFVREQSVVHALNGVSLDIGRGKTVSVVGESGCGKSTLARCVIRLYEPNGGQIIYDGKRIDNLSHKHMAPYRTRMQMVFQDPYSSLNPRMSVAQILEEPIRFHNRSYTAGDVTDKVAEVMQQVGIDPLWRKRFPHEFSGGQRQRIAIARALAVDPEFIVADEPIAALDVSIQAQVLNLLMDLQQERGLTYMFISHDLSVVEHISNEVAVMYLGTLCEFAETENLYSNPRHPYTRALLSAIPQFGQKGFQHLRLQGDVPTPIDLPSGCVFHGRCPYADKRCRTEMPIIRRLDCGSQVACHGVEEGRI
- a CDS encoding HlyD family secretion protein translates to MPTTSQENKPKRNLLIAIFLIAIAIGIVIWIFLSQRQQESTDDAYVIGNTIIISSKIAGTVQKISVSNTEFVDQQQILIELEQNDLLIQEKIAEANLTRIVRTVKSQYLTTGQLKDNIRATDFKIAELEADLARRAGGDLDGTVTLENLQHMGQAIKIARAQRDSARQGLEAKQTIFPGEELQNNPEIKLATAHLQEIYLARINSTIIAPMHGLIANRSIQAGERISPGQPLMAVIPLDNVWVVANFKETQLGDIRIGQAVELISDIYGKKLPFEGIIAGIGAGTGSAFSAIPAENATGNWIKIVQRVPVKIFISPDQIKKHPLRIGMSMTVRVDTKDQEEKSFQHIQQHDDISAIYQSHRQLAEQQARDFLNTLLIHNNK
- a CDS encoding efflux transporter outer membrane subunit; the protein is MIPPKEAHHQQLLTPEEIGIRAEMQIRTCRWWEDFRDPQLNTLIEMGLRQNLNLQQVSYRLSLAKQQVLLNQAGQKVQANLKLNGGGLAAKGDFPSQNSAFALALPMVGYNLDFWGKIENRVLAASNREKAAQVNVTQARLALAVSIAQSYLNLQNNRQQKQVLHRMITNQKAAEEIIVGSVKRGFLPYEELLQSQSYSHLLRAELTGAKAQEILAKNQIALYLARTTEQLAPLVDGKLTLIAPLQEVLSIPMNLLARRPDIQGKKWIVQAYAAEIKVARTAFYPDFNLMLGGAFLAMTNIHPDKLSLLSGSIATSLPLYDGGLRDAGLSIANIMYDRAVLDYNQSLLGAVREASDAIILLKTSQEQEMLTGISTEKQRQAYDIARKKYQRGISPYLLMNQAESRWQQTFLNLIKTETATLQSQLRLIMALGGGYSPKAATEK